One window of Nymphaea colorata isolate Beijing-Zhang1983 chromosome 1, ASM883128v2, whole genome shotgun sequence genomic DNA carries:
- the LOC116245834 gene encoding riboflavin synthase, producing MATLRNYFLVTPAFRTTLRSAFIHPVSYHHQHPNLSSIIRLLSNRGSRSTREGRHSTTRVRCLFTGIVEEMGRVEELGPSSAGGFDMRISAQVVVDDVKLGDSIAVNGTCLTVTSFSLNDFTVGLAPETLRKTSLAELSSGSAVNLERAVLPSTRMGGHFVQGHVDGTGEIVAKEVEGDSLWVKVRTGPDLLKYIVPKGFIAVDGTSLTVVKVFDDEECFNFMLVAYTQQKVVIPLKKVGQKVNLEVDILGKYVERLVSVGGFRHLS from the coding sequence ATGGCTACTCTCCGCAATTACTTTCTTGTAACCCCTGCTTTCAGAACTACATTGAGGTCCGCCTTCATCCATCCAGTAAGCTACCACCACCAGCACCCCAACTTGTCATCCATTATCCGCCTTCTCTCAAACAGAGGCAGCAGAAGCACCAGAGAAGGCCGCCACTCAACGACGAGGGTGAGATGCTTGTTCACGGGCATCGTAGAAGAGATGGGGAGGGTGGAGGAGTTGGGCCCTTCCTCTGCCGGCGGCTTCGACATGAGGATATCCGCCCAGGTGGTTGTCGACGACGTCAAGCTCGGCGACAGCATTGCCGTCAACGGCACTTGCCTTACCGTCACGTCCTTCTCTCTGAACGATTTCACAGTCGGCCTCGCCCCGGAGACTCTGCGCAAGACGTCCTTAGCTGAACTCTCCTCCGGCTCGGCCGTCAACCTAGAGCGTGCCGTCCTGCCCTCTACCAGGATGGGCGGCCACTTTGTCCAGGGCCACGTCGATGGCACCGGTGAAATCGTTGCCAAAGAGGTGGAAGGAGACTCCTTGTGGGTGAAGGTGAGGACGGGGCCGGATCTCCTAAAGTATATCGTCCCCAAAGGGTTCATCGCCGTCGATGGAACTAGCTTGACGGTTGTGAAGGTTTTCGATGACGAGGAATGCTTCAATTTTATGCTGGTCGCCTACACGCAGCAGAAGGTGGTGATTCCATTGAAGAAGGTGGGGCAGAAGGTGAATTTGGAGGTCGATATTCTCGGCAAGTATGTCGAGCGCCTCGTCAGTGTTGGTGGGTTCAGACATTTGTCTTAA